One segment of Zonotrichia albicollis isolate bZonAlb1 chromosome 4, bZonAlb1.hap1, whole genome shotgun sequence DNA contains the following:
- the LOC141728887 gene encoding acrosin-like translates to MAPMALLRLLVLLALASPVGGSWDTCKGTCGLRPLDFDHSSVSANYDQSNGDYATLGSSDGASLNFNSPGVPSGAWPGIVSVQATLENGTWHMCSGALISPQWVLTVAQCFFRSGDISNYKVVTGTTDVAQPGPEAAVRRVQRIVKHQHYVAATAMNNIALLELDQPVECSDYIQLGCVPDSSLAVSDLKTCYIAGWRATRDSAPNPRLVLQEAKVRLIDVQLCNSSRWYGGAVHPQDLCAGYPRGGIDTCQGDIGGPLVCKDHVGDYFWLVGLASWGKGCVGEKRPGVFASTQYFREWIQIQMGTIPSDPSPAPTPPPLTQAPNLMLSPTLTLTVIEATPTPEPETYITVSFPKSILLRFIESLQKFLEFLRDKLR, encoded by the exons ATGGCACCAATGGCTTTGCTGCGGCTTCtcgtgctgctggccctggccagtCCCGTGGGGGGCAGCTGGGACACCTGCAA GGGCACCTGTGGGCTCCGGCCCTTGGATTTTGACCACAGCTCCGTGTCTGCCAACTACGACCAGTCCAACGGTGACTATGCAACCTTGGGTTCTTCTGATGGTGCCTCCCTGAACTTCAAcagccccggtgtcccctcagggGCCTGGCCTGGCATTGTCAGCGTCCAGGCCACCCTGGAGAATGGCACGTGGCACATGTGCTCCGGGGCACTCATCAGCCCTCAGTGGGTGCTCACGGTGGCCCAGTGCTTCTTCAGGTCTGG GGACATCTCCAATTACAAAGTGGTGACGGGAACCACGGACGTGGCCCAGCCAGGCCCCGAGGCTGCAGTGAGACGCGTCCAGAGGATCGTGAAGCACCAGCACTACGTGGCTGCCACAGCCATGAACAACAtcgccctgctggagctggaccAGCCCGTGGAGTGCAGTGACTACatccagctgggctgtgtgcccGACAGCTCCCTGGCAGTGTCCGACCTCAAAACCTGCTACATCGCGGGCTGGAGAGCCACCCGGGACAGCG CCCCCAACCCAcgcctggtgctgcaggaggccAAGGTGCGGCTCATCGATGTCCAGCTGTGCAACAGCAGCCGCTGGTACGGGGGGGCCGTGCACCCCCAGGACCTGTGTGCGGGGTACCCGCGGGGTGGCATCGACACCTGCCAG GGGGACATCGGGGGTCCTCTGGTGTGCAAGGACCACGTTGGTGACTACTTCTGGCTGGTGGGCCTGGCCAGCTGGGGCAAGGGCTGTGTTGGAGAGAAACGCCCCGGAGTGTTCGCCTCCACCCAGTACTTCCGAGAATGGATCCAAATCCAGATGGGAACGATCCCATCAGACCCAAGCCCCGCACCAACACCGCCACCCCTGACCCAAGCCCCGAACCTCATGCTGTCCCCAACCCTGACCCTGACTGTCATCGAGGCGACACCGACGCCAGAACCAGAGACCTACATAACTGTTTCATTCCCAAAATCTATCCTGCTGAGATT